One window of bacterium genomic DNA carries:
- the dprA gene encoding DNA-protecting protein DprA yields MKNEACVDLLSIEGLGQTRLSRLLDKFGCAEAALSASKNELSEAGLGDKIAERVASYRRTDRVRKALSTLSEIGARIISFLDPEYPVLLKSSQQPPAVLFVRGNLYAEEKLVIAIVGTRHPTGYGRAAAERLARELGTRGVVIVSGAARGIDTLAHKGCLSSGSRTIAVLGCGIDIAYPPENSELFGQISMQGAVISEFLPGTTPEPGLFPRRNRIIAGISHGVVAVEAGQSSGALITARWAADAGREVFAVPGGIFSDQSQGTNKLLKDGAKLVGRVEDILEEFGSVYRPTSNAEAKDKVVGPELDPDELRIYRLLGPEPMHVDSLVEKLRITSSALLPTLLSMELKGVVKQVSGMRFVRIL; encoded by the coding sequence TTGAAAAACGAAGCCTGTGTTGACCTTCTTTCCATAGAAGGTCTCGGTCAAACGCGTCTTTCAAGGCTTCTGGATAAGTTCGGATGCGCCGAAGCCGCTTTAAGCGCTTCAAAGAATGAACTTTCCGAAGCAGGCTTGGGCGATAAGATAGCGGAAAGGGTTGCCTCTTACAGGCGAACGGATAGGGTAAGAAAAGCTCTTTCCACGCTCTCAGAGATAGGAGCCAGAATAATCTCCTTTCTTGACCCTGAGTATCCGGTTCTTCTTAAATCATCGCAACAACCTCCAGCCGTTCTCTTTGTCAGGGGTAACCTTTACGCTGAAGAAAAGCTCGTCATCGCAATCGTAGGTACTCGTCATCCTACAGGCTACGGACGCGCAGCGGCTGAAAGACTTGCCCGGGAGTTGGGAACACGGGGAGTAGTAATCGTATCCGGCGCTGCTCGCGGCATAGACACACTTGCACACAAAGGCTGCCTGAGTTCGGGTTCTCGAACCATTGCGGTTCTCGGATGCGGAATAGACATAGCGTATCCTCCTGAGAATAGTGAACTTTTCGGGCAAATCTCAATGCAGGGCGCTGTAATCAGCGAATTCCTGCCTGGGACGACACCTGAACCCGGCCTTTTTCCGCGACGCAACCGAATAATCGCAGGCATCTCGCACGGCGTCGTTGCCGTAGAGGCTGGACAATCATCAGGCGCGCTAATCACAGCTAGATGGGCTGCCGATGCAGGTCGTGAGGTGTTTGCCGTGCCGGGCGGAATTTTTTCAGACCAGTCGCAGGGAACAAATAAGCTCTTAAAGGACGGCGCCAAACTCGTAGGTCGGGTTGAGGATATTTTAGAGGAGTTCGGCTCCGTCTACCGTCCTACAAGTAACGCAGAAGCTAAAGATAAAGTCGTAGGACCCGAGCTCGATCCGGACGAGCTCCGCATATACCGTCTTCTTGGTCCAGAGCCCATGCATGTGGACAGTCTTGTGGAAAAGCTAAGGATAACTTCTTCGGCGCTTCTCCCAACTCTACTGAGTATGGAACTTAAGGGGGTCGTCAAGCAGGTCTCAGGCATGAGGTTCGTGAGAATTCTATAG
- the obgE gene encoding GTPase ObgE: MRFVDEVSVKVIAGDGGSGCVSFRREKFVPRGGPDGGDGGDGGSVYLEGNLHLATLADLEYHVTYKAGRGVHGKGKKMYGARGESRVIEVPLGTDVYNVETDELLGSVLKHGERLLVAKGGKGGRGNAHFASSTHQAPREFEEGKPGERRKLKLLLRLLADVGLVGLPNAGKSTLLKALTNAEPKIASYPFTTLSPNLGVLRDEHLSFTLSDIPGIIEGAAEGKGLGLRFLRHIERTSVLLFVLAADENPQEAFCTLTSELASYNPDLLQRKRIVVVNKMDISTKKPKIKGEKKVIYISALKGDGISELKNRLNELLACHSSIRNPGGRN; encoded by the coding sequence ATGCGTTTCGTAGATGAGGTATCAGTCAAGGTTATCGCCGGAGACGGAGGCTCGGGGTGCGTCAGCTTCAGGCGCGAGAAGTTCGTCCCGCGCGGCGGGCCTGACGGCGGCGATGGCGGAGACGGCGGTTCCGTTTACCTTGAAGGGAACCTGCACCTTGCAACGCTAGCAGATCTCGAATACCACGTAACGTACAAAGCGGGAAGAGGCGTTCACGGAAAGGGTAAAAAGATGTACGGGGCAAGAGGCGAAAGCAGGGTAATCGAGGTGCCTTTAGGCACAGACGTTTACAATGTCGAGACAGACGAGTTGCTGGGTTCAGTTCTCAAGCACGGTGAGCGTCTTCTTGTCGCAAAGGGCGGAAAGGGCGGCAGGGGCAATGCGCATTTTGCATCCTCAACTCATCAGGCGCCGAGAGAGTTCGAGGAGGGTAAACCAGGAGAAAGGCGCAAGCTTAAACTCCTTCTTCGGCTTCTTGCCGATGTAGGTCTCGTAGGACTTCCGAACGCCGGCAAATCCACTTTACTCAAGGCTCTTACTAATGCCGAGCCTAAAATAGCCTCCTATCCGTTCACAACACTTTCACCCAACCTCGGCGTACTTCGCGACGAGCATCTTTCCTTTACCTTGTCCGATATCCCGGGGATAATTGAGGGCGCCGCAGAGGGGAAAGGATTAGGCTTGAGATTCCTGCGCCACATCGAAAGAACCAGCGTTCTTCTCTTCGTACTTGCCGCGGACGAAAACCCTCAAGAAGCCTTCTGCACGTTAACCTCCGAGCTTGCAAGCTACAACCCCGATCTTCTTCAGAGAAAGCGGATAGTCGTCGTAAACAAGATGGACATCTCAACGAAAAAGCCTAAAATCAAAGGCGAAAAAAAAGTGATTTACATATCAGCTCTGAAAGGAGACGGCATTTCAGAGCTGAAAAATAGATTGAACGAGCTTCTTGCTTGCCATTCGTCTATCCGTAATCCGGGAGGCAGGAATTGA